In the genome of Macrobrachium nipponense isolate FS-2020 chromosome 34, ASM1510439v2, whole genome shotgun sequence, one region contains:
- the LOC135208079 gene encoding KRAB-A domain-containing protein 2-like, which translates to MVKRAAEVAFQLLDIFLLFGAPAILQSDNGSEFIAHVITEIKYLWPNLIRVHGKPRHPQNQGSVERANKDIKDILIAWMSDNNTQDWSIGLRVVFLVQNMKNSAYHSGSKRTPYKAMFGCDPQVGLTSSCLPSEVIERLQTEDDLLALI; encoded by the coding sequence ATGGTAAAAAGAGCAGCTGAAGTTGCCTTTCAACTGCTCGACATCTTCTTGCTGTTTGGGGCTCCTGCAATCCTTCAAAGTGACAATGGTTCAGAATTTATAGCTCATGTCATCacagaaataaaatatctttGGCCAAATCTCATCAGGGTCCATGGAAAACCAAGACATCCCCAAAACCAAGGTTCTGTGGAACGTGCCAATAAGGACATCAAGGATATATTGATTGCTTGGATGTCAGACAACAACACACAGGATTGGTCCATTGGTCTTCGTGTTGTTTTCCTTGTCCAAAACATGAAGAACTCCGCCTATCACTCAGGTAGCAAGCGCACACCATACAAAGCTATGTTTGGTTGTGATCCTCAAGTGGGTCTAACATCATCATGTCTCCCTTCAGAGGTTATTGAGAGACTTCAGACAGAAGATGACCTGCTTGCCCTTATTTGA